Proteins from a single region of Deltaproteobacteria bacterium CG11_big_fil_rev_8_21_14_0_20_42_23:
- the rsmA gene encoding ribosomal RNA small subunit methyltransferase A, whose translation MNTTFPSIESLLKKYSVRAKKKFGQNFLTPRPTLEKIIAQLELTTNDIVVEIGPGLSLMTALTAEKCKHVYAVEFDDDMVAIAKEEFGHLKNITWIHADILKVHLDQFLQTHKEIKSLKVIGNIPYEITSPILFYLLESRNIIGKAVLLMQKEVALRLIAKPSTKEYGILSILLNVQSVCKKCFDVSRQSFIPAPKVDSSVISIDFTSSPFMLQNEKWFKQIVKAAFGKRRKTLRNALLQGGLSLAAENLEKAADTCNIPLTSRAEDLDISDFVCLAQQLIEK comes from the coding sequence ATGAATACAACTTTTCCTTCCATTGAATCTCTTCTTAAAAAATATTCCGTTCGAGCAAAGAAAAAATTTGGTCAAAATTTTTTAACTCCACGTCCAACACTCGAAAAAATTATTGCACAACTTGAACTCACTACCAACGACATCGTCGTAGAAATAGGACCAGGCTTGAGTTTAATGACAGCTCTCACAGCGGAAAAATGTAAACACGTCTACGCTGTAGAATTCGATGACGATATGGTGGCCATTGCAAAAGAAGAATTTGGACATCTCAAAAACATCACCTGGATTCATGCCGATATTTTAAAAGTACATTTAGATCAATTTCTCCAAACGCATAAAGAAATAAAATCGCTCAAAGTCATTGGAAATATCCCTTACGAAATTACTTCTCCCATTTTGTTTTATTTGCTTGAATCGCGGAACATCATTGGCAAAGCGGTGTTGCTGATGCAAAAAGAAGTTGCACTGCGTTTAATAGCCAAACCAAGCACAAAAGAATACGGCATCTTGAGTATTTTACTTAACGTGCAAAGCGTTTGTAAAAAATGCTTTGATGTTTCAAGACAAAGTTTTATTCCTGCCCCAAAAGTTGATTCAAGTGTTATCAGCATCGATTTCACTTCAAGCCCTTTTATGCTGCAGAATGAAAAATGGTTTAAGCAAATTGTGAAAGCTGCATTTGGAAAACGCCGGAAAACTTTGCGCAATGCACTTTTGCAAGGAGGATTATCTCTTGCTGCAGAAAATCTAGAAAAAGCTGCAGATACTTGCAACATCCCCCTCACTTCTCGCGCTGAAGATTTAGACATTTCAGACTTTGTTTGCTTGGCGCAGCAACTCATTGAAAAATAG
- the tsaD gene encoding tRNA (adenosine(37)-N6)-threonylcarbamoyltransferase complex transferase subunit TsaD, which yields MNILAIESSCDETGAAVICDGKILSNVVATQEEVHARFGGVVPELASRRHLEVIIPMIQTAMEKANVTWENLEGIAATYAPGLIGSLLVGLTSAKTIALAKHLPFIAVNHLEAHLNAHLIDTPDFPAPSIGLVISGGHTSLYLVRAFGDYSLLGATRDDAAGEAFDKVAKLLELGYPGGPLVDKLAQKGNPHAYTFTLPRFGSGNQLDFSFSGLKTAVLLKVKEAKNTNTFDEKFKQDLAASFQATVIKIVVKQVFEAAKIHNAKGVVISGGVAANSLLRSTLQTEADKRNLKLAIPKFEYCTDNAAMIAYVGEQYLKMGKQSSLDTNAIANMEIGTHS from the coding sequence ATGAATATTCTTGCCATTGAATCATCCTGTGACGAAACAGGTGCGGCTGTTATTTGCGATGGAAAAATTCTTTCCAACGTTGTGGCCACACAAGAAGAAGTTCACGCTCGCTTTGGCGGCGTTGTGCCAGAGCTTGCTTCGCGCAGACATTTAGAAGTCATCATCCCCATGATTCAAACCGCAATGGAAAAAGCCAATGTTACTTGGGAAAACCTTGAGGGCATTGCAGCCACCTATGCTCCAGGCCTCATTGGCTCTCTCTTGGTTGGACTTACAAGCGCAAAAACCATTGCTCTTGCAAAGCACCTTCCGTTTATTGCGGTCAATCATCTTGAAGCACACCTTAACGCGCATCTTATTGATACGCCTGATTTTCCCGCTCCAAGTATTGGACTTGTTATTTCTGGCGGACACACAAGCCTCTATTTGGTGAGAGCATTTGGCGACTACTCGCTTCTTGGCGCCACACGTGACGATGCGGCAGGTGAAGCTTTCGACAAAGTAGCAAAGCTACTTGAACTAGGTTATCCCGGCGGACCTTTGGTGGACAAACTGGCACAAAAGGGAAATCCTCATGCCTACACGTTTACCCTTCCACGTTTTGGAAGCGGAAACCAACTCGACTTCAGTTTTTCTGGATTAAAAACTGCGGTACTGCTCAAAGTGAAAGAAGCAAAAAACACCAACACTTTTGATGAGAAATTCAAGCAAGATCTCGCCGCAAGCTTTCAAGCAACCGTGATAAAAATTGTGGTAAAGCAAGTGTTTGAAGCTGCTAAAATACACAACGCTAAAGGCGTTGTCATCTCTGGCGGAGTAGCTGCCAACTCACTTTTGCGCAGCACACTTCAAACTGAAGCTGACAAAAGAAACTTGAAACTTGCCATTCCAAAATTTGAATACTGCACCGATAACGCTGCTATGATTGCTTATGTTGGTGAACAATATTTGAAAATGGGAAAGCAAAGTAGCCTCGACACCAACGCCATTGCAAACATGGAAATTGGAACTCACTCATAA